Proteins from a genomic interval of Rhodococcus rhodochrous:
- a CDS encoding oxygenase MpaB family protein, with amino-acid sequence MPTPYLDDLDREPVLSSRRTRITITSGPNRWSRKQHKVSDAVDFWSFAGAAANVIMQLGWPEVAYGVMESKVESGSLVKHPWKRARTTATYLAVAILGNDEDRKAYREAVNGAHRFVRSDENSPVKYNAFNRELQLWVAACLYIGIEDMYQLLHGKLDDEQLEAFYRTGSTLGTTLQVTEDMWPTTRADFDRYWNIACERVVFDETTKAYLIDLVDLKMINWPMRLMFRNLLRFLTIGSLPPIFREALDLEWSEADRRRYEHLFVFVSFVNRFIPRFLRHSGSEALVADLRRRVKSGRNLI; translated from the coding sequence ATGCCCACTCCCTATCTCGACGACCTGGACCGGGAACCGGTACTGAGCTCGCGCCGGACCCGCATCACCATCACCAGCGGCCCCAACCGGTGGAGTCGCAAGCAGCACAAGGTCTCCGACGCCGTCGACTTCTGGTCGTTCGCCGGGGCCGCCGCGAACGTCATCATGCAGCTCGGCTGGCCCGAAGTGGCGTACGGCGTCATGGAGAGCAAGGTCGAATCCGGTTCGCTGGTCAAACACCCGTGGAAGCGGGCCCGCACCACCGCCACCTACCTGGCTGTGGCGATCCTCGGCAACGACGAGGACCGCAAGGCCTACCGCGAGGCCGTCAACGGTGCCCACCGGTTCGTGCGCTCCGACGAGAACAGCCCGGTCAAGTACAACGCGTTCAACCGCGAGCTGCAGTTGTGGGTCGCGGCCTGCCTGTATATCGGCATCGAGGACATGTACCAACTGCTGCACGGCAAGCTCGACGACGAGCAGCTCGAGGCGTTCTACCGCACCGGCTCCACTCTCGGCACGACCCTGCAGGTCACCGAGGACATGTGGCCGACGACGCGAGCCGACTTCGACAGGTACTGGAACATCGCGTGCGAGAGGGTCGTCTTCGACGAGACCACCAAGGCGTACCTGATCGACCTGGTGGATCTGAAGATGATCAACTGGCCGATGCGTCTGATGTTCCGGAATCTGCTGCGCTTCCTCACCATCGGGAGCCTGCCCCCGATCTTCCGGGAAGCGCTCGATCTGGAATGGAGCGAAGCCGACCGCCGGCGTTACGAGCATCTGTTCGTGTTCGTCTCGTTCGTCAACCGGTTCATCCCGCGTTTCCTGCGGCACAGTGGAAGCGAAGCGCTCGTCGCCGATCTGCGTCGCCGCGTCAAGTCCGGCCGCAATCTGATCTGA
- a CDS encoding oxygenase MpaB family protein: MTVPDTDIDPDGLLRRYLHDRRFLLVLPRAVALQMLHPAIAAGMDHSRTPRRLWLHNRRTVPVLVRAAYDDRHIRPIVRFAHEDVKGTDDLGRRYHALDPDVFFFQHATYVDTLVTMIDVFVRRLEVGEKEALYRDSCAWYRRYGISDRRMPQDWTEFTDYFDDACASVLARTPSGDRYRDQILRPRDWVQRGIPARVVRALLHPAARTLWEVDVGAADRRALAAYATYRRLRRGPITR; the protein is encoded by the coding sequence ATGACCGTTCCCGACACCGACATCGACCCGGACGGGTTGCTCCGGCGCTATCTGCACGACCGGCGTTTCCTGCTCGTCCTGCCGCGCGCGGTGGCGCTGCAGATGCTGCATCCGGCGATCGCGGCGGGCATGGACCATTCGCGGACACCGCGCCGGCTCTGGTTGCACAATCGCCGGACGGTGCCCGTGCTCGTCCGCGCCGCCTACGACGATCGACACATCCGCCCGATCGTCCGGTTCGCGCACGAGGACGTGAAGGGAACGGACGACCTCGGCCGCCGGTACCACGCGCTCGACCCGGACGTCTTCTTCTTCCAGCACGCCACCTACGTCGACACGCTCGTGACGATGATCGACGTCTTCGTCCGGCGCCTCGAGGTGGGGGAGAAGGAGGCGCTCTACCGGGACAGCTGCGCGTGGTACCGGCGCTACGGCATCTCGGATCGGCGGATGCCGCAGGACTGGACAGAGTTCACGGACTATTTCGACGACGCTTGCGCCTCGGTCCTGGCACGCACACCCAGCGGCGACCGCTACCGCGACCAGATCCTGCGTCCCCGCGACTGGGTCCAGCGCGGGATCCCGGCCCGGGTCGTCCGCGCGCTGCTGCACCCGGCCGCGCGCACGCTGTGGGAAGTCGACGTCGGCGCCGCCGATCGACGCGCACTGGCCGCGTACGCGACGTACCGGCGACTGCGTCGAGGACCGATCACGCGGTAA
- a CDS encoding mce associated protein mas1a, with product MAHDDTGTAVLDKTPVAESATVERRSSKPRGLVVALILSINALLGMLAALVVVLVDHRTDEQTEQEAVALAREYAVVMSTFDYQNLDANRERIAEMSTPAFAERYGSMVDALRELVTEGQGSAEAQALHAAAEHSDGDTATVLVFADQNATNVSTPDGGTSRFRMVFSLVRVDDRWLVDNVETL from the coding sequence ATGGCACACGATGACACCGGTACGGCAGTCCTCGACAAGACTCCGGTCGCAGAGTCCGCGACCGTCGAACGACGCTCGTCGAAACCCCGCGGGCTGGTGGTCGCGCTGATCCTCTCGATCAACGCTCTGCTCGGGATGCTGGCAGCGCTCGTCGTGGTCCTCGTCGATCACCGCACCGACGAGCAGACCGAGCAGGAGGCGGTGGCACTGGCGCGCGAGTACGCCGTGGTGATGTCGACCTTCGACTACCAGAACCTCGACGCCAACCGCGAACGGATCGCGGAGATGTCCACGCCGGCCTTCGCCGAACGCTACGGATCGATGGTCGACGCGCTGCGCGAACTCGTCACCGAGGGGCAGGGGAGCGCCGAAGCGCAGGCGCTGCACGCGGCCGCCGAGCACTCCGACGGCGACACCGCCACGGTGCTCGTCTTCGCCGACCAGAACGCCACGAACGTCTCGACGCCCGACGGGGGCACCTCGCGTTTCCGCATGGTGTTCTCCCTGGTCCGCGTCGACGACCGCTGGCTCGTCGACAACGTCGAAACACTCTGA
- a CDS encoding MlaD family protein has translation MSPVSAASPRRSVTRGPALVGAALTCAAVMSGCGYGIQDLPVGRSIGGGDFEVTVQLPSADGLVLGADVRYGQQIVGRVAGLDTAPGGADVRVSLEEELEVPSDVLVSVEIPSALGSPYLRLVPPPNPSSSLLADGDVVSEQNVDLGPRVETMLAALGNVVSGSGLTQLETVVRELNVAFTGRSGSVQALADTATEMMTRAIDEQTSFDQAMTLAADVTRRMVEEEEMFDRYLVETAGAVDVLVAQRESMASLLDATTRLAANVNELTAATPEGVGGLLRDADTITATLASFNDRIGTTLVNMNAFMAAFDSSVRGDYLVFDGALEIPESLDTIFTGGYFTGDFTGFDDASAPASLEELLGGER, from the coding sequence GTGAGCCCAGTTTCTGCAGCGTCACCGCGCCGATCCGTGACGCGGGGCCCGGCCCTCGTCGGTGCTGCTCTCACCTGCGCGGCAGTGATGTCCGGATGCGGCTACGGCATTCAGGATCTCCCCGTCGGACGCTCCATCGGTGGTGGCGACTTCGAGGTCACCGTGCAACTGCCGTCCGCGGACGGCCTGGTCCTCGGAGCCGACGTGCGCTACGGCCAGCAGATCGTCGGTCGCGTCGCCGGACTCGACACCGCGCCCGGGGGCGCCGACGTGCGGGTCTCGCTCGAGGAGGAGCTCGAGGTCCCGTCCGATGTCCTCGTCTCCGTCGAGATCCCGTCCGCGCTGGGCAGCCCGTACCTGCGGCTCGTCCCGCCACCGAACCCGAGTTCGTCGCTGCTCGCCGACGGTGACGTCGTCTCCGAGCAGAATGTCGACCTCGGTCCCCGGGTCGAGACGATGCTCGCCGCACTCGGCAATGTCGTCAGCGGCAGCGGCCTGACCCAACTCGAAACCGTTGTGCGCGAACTCAACGTCGCGTTCACCGGCCGATCCGGAAGCGTCCAGGCCCTCGCCGACACCGCCACCGAGATGATGACCCGCGCGATCGACGAACAGACCTCCTTCGACCAGGCCATGACGCTCGCCGCCGACGTCACCCGACGGATGGTCGAGGAGGAGGAGATGTTCGACCGCTATCTCGTCGAAACCGCCGGCGCTGTCGACGTGCTGGTGGCCCAGCGCGAGAGCATGGCCTCTCTGCTCGACGCCACCACGCGCCTGGCGGCAAACGTCAACGAGTTGACCGCCGCGACCCCCGAGGGGGTCGGCGGACTGTTGCGCGACGCCGACACGATCACCGCCACGCTCGCGTCGTTCAACGACCGCATCGGCACCACCCTCGTCAACATGAACGCCTTCATGGCCGCCTTCGACAGTTCCGTCCGCGGCGACTACCTGGTGTTCGACGGTGCCCTGGAGATCCCGGAGAGTCTCGACACGATCTTCACCGGCGGCTATTTCACCGGTGACTTCACCGGATTCGACGACGCATCCGCACCGGCCTCGCTGGAAGAACTGCTCGGAGGAGAGCGATGA
- a CDS encoding cupin domain-containing protein — MSTIHLQRAGTGRRLSVPDAVVTVLSSGEHTGDAYELMLVEAPCGSPPPLHTEPWPKTYHLLRGRILVLLGGEGCELATGDTLTIAAGTTNSFSVLTDDAVFLLVCHGTGMSGFFTDLDALGEEHLPEDALTSRLRQIATRYGIRFAEEVSP; from the coding sequence GTGTCCACGATTCATCTCCAACGTGCCGGTACGGGCAGGCGATTGTCGGTGCCGGATGCCGTCGTCACCGTGCTGTCGTCCGGTGAACACACCGGCGACGCCTACGAGCTCATGCTGGTCGAGGCGCCCTGCGGCAGCCCACCGCCGCTGCACACCGAGCCCTGGCCCAAGACCTACCACCTGCTGCGCGGCCGGATCCTCGTCCTCCTCGGCGGTGAGGGCTGCGAACTCGCCACCGGTGACACGCTCACCATCGCGGCGGGAACGACGAACAGCTTCTCGGTCCTCACCGACGACGCGGTTTTTCTCCTCGTCTGCCACGGCACCGGGATGAGCGGTTTCTTCACCGACCTCGACGCGCTGGGGGAGGAACACCTGCCCGAGGACGCGCTGACGAGCAGGTTAAGGCAGATCGCTACGCGCTATGGCATCCGATTCGCCGAGGAGGTCTCGCCATGA
- a CDS encoding DUF1304 domain-containing protein: protein MIVVAQLAALVAAAVHLLVFVWETILFRRPSIHRDVFRIPTEDVQPVRMWAFNVGFYNLFLGSGALAGVILWWTGHETPGRTLVVYTCSFMFLAGIALFASDRMAMSRPRGAGVVGSLCQSVPSLVALVTLALA, encoded by the coding sequence ATGATCGTCGTTGCGCAACTCGCGGCCTTGGTCGCTGCCGCGGTGCATCTGCTGGTCTTCGTGTGGGAGACGATCCTGTTCCGCCGTCCGAGCATCCACCGAGACGTGTTCCGCATCCCGACCGAGGACGTCCAGCCGGTGCGGATGTGGGCGTTCAACGTCGGCTTCTACAACCTCTTCCTCGGATCCGGAGCGCTCGCCGGCGTGATCCTGTGGTGGACCGGCCACGAGACGCCGGGCCGCACCCTCGTCGTCTACACGTGCTCGTTCATGTTCCTGGCCGGCATCGCACTGTTCGCCTCGGATCGGATGGCCATGAGCCGTCCACGCGGGGCCGGGGTCGTGGGGTCGCTGTGCCAGAGCGTGCCGTCGCTGGTCGCGCTCGTGACGCTGGCACTGGCGTAG
- a CDS encoding ABC transporter ATP-binding protein, translating to MDHHPAPRRVHQEVSVGVEVSVEGLTKSFGSQRIWQDVTLTLPAGEVSALLGPSGTGKSVFLKSLIGLLRPEEGSIVIDGTDILQCSSKELYEIRKLFGVLFQDGALFGSMNLYDNVAFPLREHTRKSESEIRQIVMSKLELVGLLGAEDKLPGEISGGMRKRAGLARALVLDPEIILVDEPDSGLDPVRTTYISQTLIDINAEIDATILIVSHNINLARTVPDNIGMLFRRQLVMFGPREVLLTSDEPVVKQFLNGTMIGPIGMSEEKDEATMAYEQALVEAGHHAGGVDDVEGIVPQMQATPGMPERQAVARRQERVRSILHTLPPAAQHAILDDLDSQPRIAAFTGSDAPTELIPVVLR from the coding sequence ATGGATCATCACCCGGCACCGCGCCGGGTCCATCAGGAGGTAAGTGTGGGAGTCGAGGTTTCCGTCGAGGGGCTGACCAAGTCCTTCGGCTCGCAACGTATCTGGCAGGACGTGACGTTGACGTTGCCGGCCGGTGAGGTCAGTGCGTTGCTCGGTCCGTCGGGTACCGGTAAGTCGGTGTTCCTCAAGTCGTTGATCGGTCTGCTGCGCCCGGAGGAGGGCTCGATCGTCATCGACGGCACCGACATCCTGCAGTGCTCGAGCAAGGAGCTCTACGAGATCCGCAAGTTGTTCGGGGTGCTGTTCCAGGACGGTGCGTTGTTCGGGTCGATGAACCTCTACGACAATGTCGCCTTCCCGTTGCGCGAGCACACCCGCAAGTCCGAGTCGGAGATCCGGCAGATCGTGATGAGCAAGCTCGAGCTCGTCGGTCTGCTCGGCGCCGAGGACAAGCTGCCCGGGGAGATCTCCGGGGGGATGCGCAAGCGCGCCGGGCTGGCGCGGGCGTTGGTGCTCGATCCGGAGATCATCCTGGTCGACGAGCCGGACTCGGGTCTCGATCCGGTGCGCACGACCTATATTTCGCAGACGTTGATCGATATCAATGCGGAGATCGATGCGACGATCCTGATCGTGTCGCACAACATCAATCTGGCGCGCACGGTGCCGGACAATATCGGGATGTTGTTCCGTCGGCAGTTGGTGATGTTCGGTCCGCGGGAGGTGTTGTTGACTTCGGATGAGCCGGTGGTCAAGCAGTTCCTCAACGGCACGATGATCGGTCCGATCGGGATGTCGGAGGAGAAGGACGAGGCGACGATGGCGTACGAGCAGGCGCTCGTCGAGGCGGGTCATCATGCCGGTGGTGTCGATGATGTCGAGGGGATCGTGCCGCAGATGCAGGCCACGCCGGGGATGCCGGAGCGGCAGGCGGTGGCGCGTCGGCAGGAGCGGGTGCGCTCGATCCTGCACACTCTGCCCCCGGCCGCCCAGCACGCCATCCTCGACGACTTGGACTCTCAGCCCCGAATCGCGGCGTTCACGGGGTCCGACGCGCCCACCGAACTGATCCCGGTGGTGCTGCGCTAG
- a CDS encoding pirin family protein, which produces MPAVTVDNVLTLPRVEEPAPDALSRPVLSVTTAPRGFEGEGFPVRRAFAGIETKYLDPFIHMDQMGEVNYAPGEPKGTPWHPHRGFETVTYMIDGIMQHRDSHGGGGTIGGGDTQWMTAGSGILHIEAPPEHLVVSGGLFHGVQLWVNLPKAEKFVAPRYQDIGGGEVALLSSADGGALIRMIAGELDGRRGPGSTYTPITLLHATVAPGASVTLPWNPEFNALAYVLAGDGAAGPEHRPIRTGQTAVFGRGESLTISAAATQDSRTDALEVFVLGGKPIRERVVMAGPFVMNTRAEIIEAMEDFQAGRFGSIPAVHTSDEEA; this is translated from the coding sequence GTGCCTGCCGTAACTGTCGACAACGTTCTCACTCTTCCCCGCGTGGAAGAGCCCGCACCCGACGCGCTCTCGCGTCCCGTCCTGTCCGTGACCACCGCACCGCGCGGCTTCGAAGGCGAAGGCTTCCCGGTTCGCCGTGCGTTCGCGGGCATCGAGACGAAGTACCTCGATCCGTTCATCCACATGGATCAGATGGGCGAGGTGAACTACGCGCCCGGCGAACCGAAAGGCACACCCTGGCATCCGCACCGCGGCTTCGAGACCGTCACCTACATGATCGACGGCATCATGCAGCACCGCGACTCCCACGGAGGCGGCGGCACCATCGGTGGCGGCGATACCCAGTGGATGACCGCCGGCAGTGGCATCCTGCACATCGAAGCACCACCGGAACATCTCGTGGTCAGCGGTGGACTGTTCCACGGCGTGCAACTGTGGGTGAACCTGCCCAAGGCCGAGAAGTTCGTCGCCCCGCGGTACCAGGACATCGGCGGCGGCGAGGTCGCCCTGCTGTCCTCGGCCGACGGTGGCGCGCTCATCCGCATGATCGCCGGAGAACTCGACGGGCGCCGCGGCCCCGGTTCGACGTACACGCCGATCACCCTGCTGCACGCGACCGTGGCACCGGGAGCGAGCGTCACCCTGCCGTGGAACCCTGAGTTCAACGCCCTGGCATACGTGCTCGCCGGTGATGGCGCGGCCGGACCGGAACACCGTCCGATCCGGACCGGACAGACCGCCGTCTTCGGCAGGGGTGAGAGCCTGACCATCTCTGCTGCCGCGACGCAGGATTCGCGCACCGACGCCCTCGAGGTGTTCGTGCTCGGAGGCAAGCCGATTCGTGAACGCGTCGTCATGGCCGGTCCGTTCGTCATGAACACCCGCGCCGAGATCATCGAGGCGATGGAGGACTTCCAGGCCGGGCGATTCGGTTCGATTCCCGCCGTGCACACCTCGGACGAGGAAGCCTGA
- a CDS encoding MCE family protein, producing MPVTSTPTGTSRRKKIVAATLVLLLLIALPAWYVFGRTDRSHTVHADFEYVNGIYVGSTVAVLGVEVGTVTDIEPQGTSVRVTMTVPDEVTLPEDVSAYVMSPAIISERYVELGPAYDGGPSFPDGGVIPKDRSHSPIDIDNMLDSLSTIIETMGPDNADLGAVLTSGADVWEGRGAAFHDAIADLAAATGVVGASSEDFALLVENLSMLLRALDERSVGLDSMVTDLSALAAVWEESDLDVTDPLQQLQVVFDEVDTFVAQHQESFGAISDNLKVIGDTLGENPQGLAEFMDLVPLMMENLTNTIGPDGRGRIRLNISTALTQFAVAAPLCAEHPLPLCTGAGFTNPISFPISASDPLGIVSAVTGGQPGGNP from the coding sequence ATGCCGGTGACCTCGACACCGACGGGAACCTCGCGACGAAAGAAGATCGTCGCGGCGACCCTTGTCCTACTCCTCCTGATCGCACTGCCCGCGTGGTACGTCTTCGGCCGCACCGACCGCAGCCACACCGTCCACGCCGACTTCGAATACGTCAACGGCATCTACGTGGGCAGCACCGTCGCCGTGCTCGGCGTGGAGGTCGGCACCGTCACCGACATCGAACCCCAGGGGACCTCGGTACGGGTGACGATGACCGTCCCCGACGAGGTGACACTGCCCGAGGACGTCTCCGCCTACGTGATGAGCCCCGCGATCATCAGCGAACGCTACGTCGAACTGGGCCCCGCCTACGACGGCGGCCCGAGCTTCCCGGACGGCGGGGTGATCCCGAAGGACCGCAGCCACTCGCCGATCGACATCGACAACATGCTCGACAGCCTGTCCACGATCATCGAGACGATGGGACCGGACAACGCCGACCTCGGCGCCGTCCTCACCAGCGGAGCCGACGTGTGGGAGGGGCGCGGCGCGGCCTTCCACGACGCCATCGCCGATCTCGCCGCCGCCACGGGCGTCGTCGGGGCATCCAGCGAGGACTTCGCACTGCTCGTCGAGAATCTGTCGATGCTGCTGCGCGCCCTCGACGAACGGTCGGTGGGTCTCGACAGCATGGTCACCGATCTCAGTGCGCTCGCCGCGGTCTGGGAGGAGAGCGATCTCGACGTCACCGATCCGTTGCAGCAACTGCAGGTCGTGTTCGACGAGGTCGACACCTTCGTTGCTCAGCACCAGGAGAGCTTCGGTGCGATCTCCGACAACCTGAAGGTCATCGGCGACACGCTCGGCGAGAACCCGCAGGGCCTGGCCGAGTTCATGGACCTCGTCCCGTTGATGATGGAGAACCTGACCAACACGATCGGCCCCGACGGTCGCGGCCGCATCCGTCTGAACATCTCCACCGCGCTGACGCAGTTCGCGGTCGCGGCCCCACTGTGCGCGGAGCACCCGCTCCCGTTGTGCACGGGAGCCGGCTTCACCAACCCGATCTCCTTCCCGATCAGCGCCTCGGATCCGCTCGGCATCGTCAGCGCGGTCACCGGTGGACAACCAGGAGGCAACCCGTGA
- a CDS encoding MerR family DNA-binding transcriptional regulator produces MRISDLAQAAGTTVRAVRHYHRLGLMPEPLRTPNGYRDYELADLVRLLRIRWLAQSGVPLGSVATVLGGHFTDGADRDAESDLTADLESLLEAADAQIRTLQVKRDALAAILERHRAGDRLSPLPSPIVDAFDELIDGEDDPHTRSLFVRERDSWEMLALTGQASPEYLDAMRTLLDDPEQRHAMVAVYRRFGALAGQDPTATADEITAVIDGMTALLDDIPIMAEVLGSWAAEAATALESNTEVLAEFLPDPAQQAVAIGFVRRVAAQSGRQQDGTRA; encoded by the coding sequence ATGAGGATCAGCGACTTGGCCCAGGCCGCAGGAACCACCGTTCGCGCCGTCCGGCACTACCACCGGCTCGGGCTCATGCCCGAACCCCTACGGACACCCAACGGATACCGCGACTACGAACTCGCCGACCTGGTGCGCCTGCTGCGCATCCGATGGTTGGCCCAGTCGGGTGTTCCACTGGGTTCGGTGGCGACCGTCCTCGGCGGCCACTTCACCGACGGCGCCGACCGCGATGCCGAGTCCGACCTCACCGCAGACCTCGAATCGCTGCTCGAGGCGGCGGATGCCCAGATCCGGACCCTGCAGGTCAAGCGTGATGCTCTCGCCGCGATCCTCGAACGCCACCGCGCCGGCGACCGGCTCTCGCCCTTGCCGTCACCGATCGTCGACGCGTTCGACGAACTCATCGACGGCGAGGACGACCCGCACACCCGGTCGCTGTTCGTCCGCGAACGCGACAGCTGGGAGATGCTCGCACTCACCGGGCAGGCATCGCCGGAGTATCTCGACGCCATGCGAACCCTGCTCGACGACCCCGAACAACGGCACGCGATGGTCGCCGTCTACCGACGCTTCGGAGCGCTCGCCGGACAGGATCCCACCGCGACAGCCGACGAGATCACCGCCGTCATCGACGGCATGACCGCGCTGCTCGACGACATCCCGATCATGGCGGAGGTGCTCGGCTCGTGGGCGGCCGAGGCGGCAACTGCCCTCGAATCGAACACCGAGGTGCTCGCCGAGTTCCTTCCGGACCCGGCCCAGCAGGCCGTCGCGATCGGGTTCGTCCGGCGCGTCGCCGCACAGTCGGGACGGCAGCAGGACGGAACGCGGGCATGA
- a CDS encoding helix-turn-helix transcriptional regulator produces the protein MLEVRAERLRREILAFAGTGAGVTALHQRAIELVDRTVRSDLTCWALFDPLTPAFGSMTSGRNRIPSEYEPLLAESECGGHDPATFADIARSGRTVVRASDLPSTEVAHSLRHAAVWCPLGLDREVRVVFTVDGFCWGAAGFVRSGPDFTERELEFLTMVAPAVAVATRAAAVHTLHARPGADPGPAVIVTDPAGQPVASTVAARAWEEWLAGPLRLALLLRAATFGARASSTGVFRARIRNDGGGWIVVRAAPLSTDGDESRTAVTIEPAAGSELTDMLFAAYALTARECEVCTDVLSGLSTAEIARHRGITPNTVHDHLKSVYAKTGSGSRAELVARLAGRQVPRPSLSSPI, from the coding sequence ATGCTCGAAGTGCGGGCGGAGCGGCTACGCCGCGAGATCCTGGCGTTCGCGGGCACCGGTGCCGGCGTCACCGCACTGCACCAGCGTGCCATCGAACTGGTCGATCGCACTGTACGCAGCGACCTGACGTGCTGGGCACTGTTCGATCCCCTGACCCCGGCATTCGGTTCGATGACCAGTGGGCGCAACCGCATTCCCTCCGAATACGAGCCATTACTCGCCGAATCGGAATGCGGTGGACACGATCCCGCGACCTTCGCAGACATCGCCCGCAGTGGACGAACGGTGGTGCGGGCCTCGGATCTACCGTCGACCGAAGTCGCCCACAGCCTTCGGCACGCTGCGGTATGGTGCCCACTCGGACTCGACCGTGAGGTGCGGGTCGTCTTCACAGTGGACGGGTTCTGTTGGGGAGCAGCGGGTTTCGTCCGTTCGGGACCGGACTTCACGGAGCGGGAGCTGGAGTTCCTGACGATGGTCGCGCCGGCGGTGGCCGTCGCGACCCGGGCGGCCGCCGTCCACACCCTGCACGCGCGCCCCGGAGCCGATCCGGGACCGGCGGTGATCGTGACGGATCCAGCGGGTCAGCCGGTCGCATCGACGGTCGCGGCGCGGGCATGGGAGGAATGGCTCGCCGGTCCCCTGCGATTGGCACTGCTGTTGCGGGCGGCAACGTTCGGGGCTCGGGCGAGTTCGACCGGAGTGTTCCGGGCGCGTATCCGCAACGACGGTGGAGGCTGGATCGTCGTCCGTGCGGCGCCGTTGAGCACCGACGGCGACGAATCCCGCACCGCGGTCACGATCGAACCCGCGGCCGGCAGCGAGCTCACAGACATGCTGTTCGCCGCGTACGCGCTGACCGCCCGCGAGTGCGAGGTGTGCACCGACGTGCTGAGCGGACTGTCGACGGCCGAGATCGCTCGGCACCGGGGCATCACGCCGAACACGGTGCACGACCACCTCAAATCCGTCTATGCGAAGACGGGATCGGGTAGTCGCGCGGAACTCGTCGCTCGGTTGGCCGGCCGGCAGGTGCCCCGGCCGTCGCTGTCGTCCCCTATCTAG
- a CDS encoding MlaD family protein, whose product MKKIVVVQLVLFVITALTVVPYGIYYIVGPTGVGDRINIHATVDNALGVGEGTVVTYRGVQAGMVTGIGFDPETRGARIDFALDGDTRIPVDSYAKITQGTMAGMLNVDIFPRVDHGPYLSDGDEIAMPADEQPTQISETLAHTADLLETIDPAVISTVGQELGSAFEGLGPDLARLVTDADRLSAQLAEDAPAVAELLDRAAGLTGTMAENSSEFVDGMASARTVAESLQANEDRIASMMATGPDAMRRADEAIGANQESFSAVLANLGAVGPVISDRSAALRTGLDAIPRGLAALESIVHGDRADFALIATQGPACYYDNPRRALGDTSPIEPNLDYYCPPGQDLEQRGSRNAPRPNDLGLGGTTPGTVIGPPVVADPILIPSGTELLYFWKSLLEGNIHGTR is encoded by the coding sequence ATGAAGAAGATCGTCGTCGTCCAGCTGGTCCTGTTCGTCATCACCGCGCTGACCGTGGTGCCCTACGGCATCTACTACATCGTCGGACCCACCGGCGTCGGCGACCGCATCAACATCCACGCCACGGTCGACAACGCCCTCGGTGTCGGCGAGGGCACCGTCGTGACCTATCGCGGTGTCCAGGCGGGCATGGTCACCGGCATCGGATTCGACCCCGAGACCCGGGGTGCCCGAATCGATTTCGCGCTCGACGGTGACACCCGTATCCCCGTCGACTCCTACGCCAAGATCACCCAGGGCACCATGGCCGGCATGCTCAACGTCGACATCTTTCCGCGTGTCGACCACGGCCCCTATCTCTCCGACGGCGACGAGATCGCGATGCCCGCAGACGAACAGCCCACCCAGATCTCCGAAACGCTCGCCCATACCGCCGATCTGCTCGAAACCATCGACCCCGCGGTGATCTCGACCGTCGGTCAGGAGCTCGGCAGCGCCTTCGAAGGACTCGGACCCGACCTGGCCCGTCTCGTCACCGACGCCGACCGGCTCTCCGCGCAGCTGGCCGAGGACGCACCCGCCGTCGCCGAACTGCTCGACCGCGCGGCCGGATTGACAGGCACCATGGCCGAGAACTCCAGCGAGTTCGTCGACGGGATGGCGTCGGCGCGGACCGTCGCCGAATCACTACAGGCCAACGAGGATCGCATCGCCTCGATGATGGCCACCGGCCCCGACGCGATGCGCCGTGCCGACGAGGCCATCGGCGCGAACCAGGAGTCGTTCTCCGCGGTGCTCGCCAACCTCGGCGCCGTCGGTCCGGTGATCTCCGACCGGTCCGCGGCGCTGCGCACCGGCCTGGACGCGATTCCCCGCGGCCTGGCGGCACTCGAATCGATCGTGCACGGCGACCGCGCGGACTTCGCCCTGATTGCCACGCAGGGACCGGCCTGCTACTACGACAATCCCCGCCGCGCGCTCGGCGACACGTCCCCGATCGAACCGAACCTCGACTACTACTGCCCACCGGGGCAGGACCTCGAGCAACGCGGCTCCCGCAACGCACCCCGCCCGAACGATCTCGGGCTCGGAGGCACCACCCCGGGAACGGTGATCGGACCACCCGTCGTCGCCGATCCGATCCTCATCCCGAGCGGCACCGAACTGCTGTACTTCTGGAAGAGCCTGCTGGAAGGCAACATTCATGGCACACGATGA